A region of the Betaproteobacteria bacterium genome:
CCACCGTTGGCCGGCGTTCCCTTTGCGGTCAAGGATTTGTTCGATGTCGCCGGGCATGTCACGCTGGCCGGCAGCAAAATAAACCGCGATAACGCACCGGCGACCGACGATGCTTTTCTGGTCGCGCAACTGAAACGTGCCGGCGCCATCTGCATCGGCGCCACCAACATGGGCGAATACGCCTACGATTTCGTCACCGAGAATGCGCACTACGGCGCCACGCACAATCCACATCGCCACGGCTACACGGCGGGCGGCTCCTCAGGGGGATCGGCAGCGGCTGTCGCATCAGGTGAAGTGCCGCTGGCTTTGGGTTCGGACACCAACGGTTCCATCCGCGTGCCGGCCTCGCACTGCGGAATCTATGGTTTGCGCCCCACGCATGGACGATTGTCGCGGCGCGGGGCATTCCCTTTCGTGGCCAGCATCGATAACGTTGGACCGTTCGCGCGCAATCTCGACGATCTGGCGCTGGTGTTCGATGCGTTGCAGGGGCACGACGCGCACGACGGCAATCAGGGTGAATCGGTGCCGGTGCCGGCGGTGGCGTCGATGCGTCTCGAGCGCGGATTGCGCGTGGCGCGACTCGACGGGTTCTTCGTGGAAAATGCCACGGCCGAGGTCACGGGTGCGGTGCAGGATTTCTGCGATGCAGTGAATGTCACGCGTACGGTGACATGGCAGCAGGTCGATATCGCGCGCGCGGCGGCATTCATGATTTCCGCGGCCGAAGGCGGCGCGCTGCACCGGCAACGCCTGCGGACGCGCGCAGCGGATTTTGAATTGGATCGCGCCCATCGCCTGATGGCGGGCGCCATGCAGCCTGCCGCGTGGGTGGCGCAAGCACATCGTTTCCGCAGTTGGTTTCGCGAGCATGTGCGCGAAAGCCTTCGCTATGTCGACATCCTGATTGCGCCCGCCACGCCGTGGCCCGCGCTGCCACACGGTACGGCCATGGCGGAACTCAATAGGCGTGAAGTGCCCGCGGCGGCCAGCGGTGGCCTGCTCACGCAGCCAATCAGCTTCATCGGGTTGCCGGTCATTTGTGCGCCGCTGCCGCGTGCCGCCGGGCAATTGCCGATCGGCGTGCAATTGATTGCCGCGCCGTGGCGGGAAGATCTGCTATTTACGTTTGCAGCGATGGCGACGCGCGAGGGCGCGTTGGCCGGCTGAAAAAAAGGCCGTGACGGCGCGACGTAGCGACGTAGCGACGTATTGGCTGTGGCATAGTTTCAATGAGGCGCGCGCTCATGCGCTGAATTGTTCATTTCCCCGTCAATGGGGAGCTAGTCCGAACCTTGTTGCTGGAATCTGCCGCCGCAATTGGAGAGTACCTTGTCATCCCCTTACCCGCACCTTCTCGCCCCGCTCGACCTCGGCTTCACCACCCTCAAAAACCGTGTGCTGATGGGCTCCATGCACACAGGGCTGGAGGACAAGGCCAAGGACTTTCCGAAGCTCGCCGCGTACTTTGCCGAACGTGCGCGCGGCGGCGTGGGGCTGATCGTCACCGGCGGATTTGCGCCTAATGTGGAAGGCTGGCTGTCGCCATTCGGCTCACGCCTGGCCTCATCCAGCTCCGCCAGAAAACACCGCGTTGTCACCGACGCCGTCCACGCGGATGGTGGCAAGATCGCCCTGCAGATTCTGCACGCGGGCCGGTACGGTTACAGCCCGTTCTCGGTGGCGCCATCGAAAATCCGTTCGCCTATCACGCCGTTCACGCCACGCGAACTGTCATCGGGCGGCATTGAACGCCAGATCCGATGCTTCGTGCGCGCCGGCGTGCTGGCACGGGAAGGCGGCTACGACGGCGTCGAGGTGATGGGCTCCGAAGGCTATTTCATCAACGAATTCCTGGTGACGCACACCAATCACCGCGACGACAAATGGGGCGGCAGCTACGAAAATCGCATGCGCCTGCCAGTCGAAATCGTCACACGCATGCGCGAAGCCGTGGGCAAGGATTTCATCATCATCTATCGCCTGTCGATGCTCGATCTCATTCCCGATGGCCAGAGTTGGGAGGAGGTGGTGATGCTGGCCAAGGCCATCGAGCGGGCCGGCGCGACCATCATCAACACTGGCATCGGCTGGCACGAGGCGCGCGTGCCGACTATCGCCACCTCGGTGCCGCGTGCGGCGTTTGCGTGGGTGACGAAGAAGATGAAGAGCGAAGTCGGCATTCCGCTCGTCACCACCAACCGCATCAACGCGCCCGGCGTGGCCGAGAAAATCATTGCCGACGGCTGGGCGGACATGGTGTCAATGGCGCGGCCGCTGTTGGCCGATGCCGATTTTGTCAACAAGGCCGCGACGGGCCGCACCGATGAAATCAATACTTGCATTGGCTGCAATCAGGCTTGCCTCGATCACGTTTTCAAGCAGCAGCGCGCGTCGTGCCTGGTCAATCCACGGGCGTGTCACGAAACCGAGCTGGTTTTTCGTCC
Encoded here:
- a CDS encoding NADPH-dependent 2,4-dienoyl-CoA reductase; this encodes MSSPYPHLLAPLDLGFTTLKNRVLMGSMHTGLEDKAKDFPKLAAYFAERARGGVGLIVTGGFAPNVEGWLSPFGSRLASSSSARKHRVVTDAVHADGGKIALQILHAGRYGYSPFSVAPSKIRSPITPFTPRELSSGGIERQIRCFVRAGVLAREGGYDGVEVMGSEGYFINEFLVTHTNHRDDKWGGSYENRMRLPVEIVTRMREAVGKDFIIIYRLSMLDLIPDGQSWEEVVMLAKAIERAGATIINTGIGWHEARVPTIATSVPRAAFAWVTKKMKSEVGIPLVTTNRINAPGVAEKIIADGWADMVSMARPLLADADFVNKAATGRTDEINTCIGCNQACLDHVFKQQRASCLVNPRACHETELVFRPTTRKKNIAVVGAGPAGLACATALAECGHHVELFDVASEIGGQFNMAKVIPGKEEFHETLRYFSRRIDVTGVKLNLNRRVSANDLKTYDDVVLATGVTPRNPKIPGQDMPHVLSYIDVLLHKKPVGKRVAVVGAGGIGFDVSEYLVQDGHSPTLDNNEWMKEWGVVDPSQRRGGVAKPEVTPPAREVVLLQRKNSQPGKGLGKTTGWIHRAALKKKKVEMIAGANYESIDERGLNITFGEKHENPTLIECDNIVLCAGQEPLRELQAPLEAAGVKVHLVGGAFEAGELDAKRAIDQASRLAAAL
- a CDS encoding AtzE family amidohydrolase, with protein sequence MSDVVLSATETAQAIREGWLSAAAAVDTSLARIAESEPGIKAFTGVWADEARAAAAKVDALRTSGATLPPLAGVPFAVKDLFDVAGHVTLAGSKINRDNAPATDDAFLVAQLKRAGAICIGATNMGEYAYDFVTENAHYGATHNPHRHGYTAGGSSGGSAAAVASGEVPLALGSDTNGSIRVPASHCGIYGLRPTHGRLSRRGAFPFVASIDNVGPFARNLDDLALVFDALQGHDAHDGNQGESVPVPAVASMRLERGLRVARLDGFFVENATAEVTGAVQDFCDAVNVTRTVTWQQVDIARAAAFMISAAEGGALHRQRLRTRAADFELDRAHRLMAGAMQPAAWVAQAHRFRSWFREHVRESLRYVDILIAPATPWPALPHGTAMAELNRREVPAAASGGLLTQPISFIGLPVICAPLPRAAGQLPIGVQLIAAPWREDLLFTFAAMATREGALAG